Within Romboutsia sp. CE17, the genomic segment TTTTTAAAACTCTAAGTGTATCTTCTTGAGTAGCGTGTATTATATTCATATCAAATATAGATCCCATGGTAGAGCGTATAACTTTTGGATTGTATATATCCACACAACCTTTTAGGTTTATTATAGCATCTACTCCAGCTGCATCTGCTGTTCTAATTATAGTTCCCATATTACCTGGATCTTGAATTCTATCTAGAATTAATACAAACTTATGTGAGTTTTTTATATTATTATCTATATCTCTGTTTTTAAAACCTACTACTGCTAAAATCCCCTGAGTATTTTCTGTATCAATTAACTCTCCAAATATTTTATTTGTAGTTTTGTATATCTTTATATTTTTATTATTAAGTATATTTATAAAATCTAAATGTTCTTTTTTCTTTTCAAAATCTTCATTAATGAACACATAATCTAAGTCTACATTACATTCTATAGCCAAAGTTAGAATTCTATATCCTTCAATAATAAATTTATTTTCTTTATTTCTATTTTTTGTTTTTAATAATGACTTTGTATATTTTACTTTTTCATTATCTTTACTACTTATCATAGTTATCATTATTATTATTTTCTCCTAATTAAATCTTTATTTTCTGAAGCAATTGAACTTATACTACTATTTTGACCAATTACAACTAAAATACTACCTGCATTCAACTCTTCTTGTGGAGAAGGTGTAACATTGATTTTCTTTCCAGATTTTATAGCAAGTACTGTTATTTCATATTTAGCTCTTAAATCCAATTCTATTAAAGTTTTACCTACCCATTTGTTAGGAGTTACGATCTCTACTATTGAATATTCTGGATCTAGTTCAATATGATCTAATATATTATCTGATACTAGATTATGTGCAACCCTTACTCCCATATCTCTCTCTGGGAACACTACTCTGTCTGCACCTATCTTGTAAAGAACCTTCGCTTGTAATTCATCCTTTGCCTTACATACTATATGAGGTACACCCATCTCCTTAGCTATAAGAGTACCCATTATAGATGCTCTTATATCTGATCCTATTGCAACTATAGCAACATCAAAGTTTCCTAATCCTAAAGATCTTAAAGCAGCTTCATCTGTAACATCTACAATTGCAGCATGAGTAACTTTATCTGATATATTTTGTATTATTTCTTCATTTTTATCTATAGCCATAACTTGATGGCCTAATAGATGCATTGTAGTAGCTACTGATGCACCAAATCTTCCACAACCAATAACTATATATTGTTTCATAATATTACCTCTCAATATCTATAATTTATCCTACTATTATTTTTCCTTCAGGGTATCTAACAGGAGGTTTTTTTCTAGCTCCTTTTGAAAGCAATGCAATAAATATAGTTAAGGATCCAACCCTTCCTATAAACATAGCTATCATTACCACAATTTTACCCATAGCTGTTAAATTCGGGCTACCTCCTATACTTGAACCTACTGTAGCTATTGCTGATACTATCTCAAATCCACATTCAACTAAAGTAAATCCTGGATCAGTTAATGATAAGGCTAAAGTTCCTAATACTACAAGAGATACAGCTATAAAAAATATACCTACAGCTTTTGTTATAGTAGATGAACTTATTCTTCTTTCAAACACTTCTATATCTGATTTCCCTGATATAAAGCACTTAACAGTTATCAATAAAGTTGCTAATGTAGTTGTTTTTATACCACTACCGGTTGATGCTGGAGAAGCACCTATAAACATAAGTATCATCATTATAAATAAACTACTTTCATGTAATAAAGGTAAGTCTATTGTATTAAAACCAGCTGTTCTTGCAGCAACTGATTGGAATAATGCTGCTAAGAATTTACCCGGCATACTTAATGTTCCTAATGTATTTTTATTATTAAATTCTACTATAAATATAAGTGTTGTTCCTATCACTATAAGAATACCACTTGTAATTATTACAATTTTCGAGTGCATATTTAATTTTGAAAACTTTTTAGCATTGATCACATCTAGCATTACAGGGAATCCTATACCACCTAATATTATAAGCATCGATATTGTAATAACAATCATAAAATTATCTACATATGATATTAATGATGTAAATGGTCCACTTACAGACCCCATTAAATCAAATCCTGCATTACAAAAGGCTGATATTGCATGGAATATACTATACCATACTCCTCTTCCCAATCCAAATTGTGGGATAAAAGTAAATGATAATAAAATCGCTCCAATTCCCTCTATTAAAAATGTTATTAAAATCACATATCTAGTAAGCTTAACTAATCCAGATAAATCTTTTTGATTTAAAGATTCTTGGATTAATAATCTTTCTCTTAAGTTAATTTTCTTTTTTGTTAATAAAGCAAACATTGTTGCTATGGTCATAAACCCTAGTCCACCGACTTGTATTAGCGTTATAATTATTATTTGCCCCAAATGATTCCAATATGTAGCTGTATCTACTACAACTAATCCTGTAACACATACAGCAGATGTAGCTGTAAATAATGCATTTATAAAACCTACACTCTCTCCACTTTGAGTCACTATAGGTAAATTTAATATAATAGCTCCAAGCAATATTACAGCTGCAAATCCAATTACCATGATCTGAGCTGGATGCATACTATTTATGTAGCTCATAATCTTTTTTAATAAAGATTTCAATTTACTAGACCTCCTTATATACACGGTATTATATATATTTTTTCATTATATTCCAAATTTTAGCATAAATCAATAATAGGAGGATTTTATTAATATCTAAATTCCTTATATACTATTATACACATTTATTTATAATATTCTCTGCCTAAATAGATAAATTTATGTTAAATATATGTTATATCTAAATTCATAATAATATATAAAAAAACGGTAAACTATTAAAGTTTACCGCTTTTTTTATTAAATTAAGCTAATTTTGACTTAGCAACTTCTACTAATTTAGCAAATCCTTGAGGATCTTGTATAGCCATTTCAGATAACATCTTTCTGTTAACTTCAACACCTGCTAATTTTAATCCGTTCATGAATCTTGAATAAGATAATCCGTGCATTCTAGTTGCAGCGTTTATTCTTTGTATCCAAAGTTTTCTGAAGTCTCTCTTCTTTAACTTTCTACCTATATATGCGTTCTTTAATGCTTTCATTACGAAAGTATTTGCTGGTCTATATAATTTGCTTCTAGATCCTATGAATCCTTTTGCAAGTTTTAATACTTTTTTATGCTTTTTACGAGCGTTCATAGCTTTTTTAACTCTTGCCATCGTTGTGACCTCCTTTAATAATCTTACGTTAATCTATTTTTTGTCTTTTTGTTTTTAATCTTAGTATGGTAATAATTGTGCTATTCTTCTAGCATCGCCTTCGCTAACTATTGCAGACTTTCTTAAGTTCATCTTAGTCTTAGCATTTTTCTTAGTTAGTATATGTCTTTTGAAAGCTTTAGCTCTCTTTAACTTTCCAGTTCCAGTCTTCTTGAATCTTTTAGCAGCACCTCTATGAGTTTTCATTTTTGGCATGATAAATTCCTCCTCTCAGTTAATTATCTATTTTTTTGGATCTATAATTACAACCATATTATTACCCTCAAATGCAGGGGCTTTTGTTGGTTCTCCAAACTCTTTTACTATATCTATAAACTTAAGCATTACTTCTTTACCAATATCTTTATGTCCTAATTCTCTACCTCTGAATCTAAGTTCAACTTTAACCTTATCTCCTTTTTTAAGGAACTTTATAGCATTATTTGCTTTAGTTTGTAAGTCATTAGATTCTATACCTGGTCTAAGTCTTATTTCTTTAACTGTTATTGTCTTTTGGTTTTTTCTTGCTTCTTTTTCTTTTCTTGCTTGTTCGTATTTGTACTTTCCGTAATCCATTATTTTACAAACTGGTGGATTAGCATTCGGTGATATTTTAACTAAATCTAAGTTCTTATTGCTTGCTAATGCCTGAGCTTCCTTAGTTGACATTACACCAAGTTGCTCTCCAGTTTCTGAGATAACTCTTATTTCCTTATCTCTTATTTGATCATTTATTGATAATTCTTTGCTAATGGTGGGACACCTCCAAAATTTTATATATATTAAAAAAAGCGAATGATATAAATCATCCGCTAATATAAGTCATAATAATCTAACCTCTATTAATATTATATATAACTTGAGGTTTTAACTTATATTTACCTTACGAACTTACGCTGCAAGGTGAGAAGCGGACTTCTTCTTGTTTTCTTAACTACTCTATACAATATACTATATATATTTTAGTATGTCAAGAATTTATTTTAATTTTTATTTTATAATTATTATAACTTATAATATTCTATTAGTATTATTTTTAATTTATCAAGTAATTATTATACAATTTGTGGCTATACTTAAAAATATAACTTAAATAAATCATTTATGGAAAAATTTATATAATAAATTTTAGTAATATTGGAAAATATAAAGTAAATTAATAATTTTTATGATCTGAGGTGTATGGCTATGAAAATGTTAAATAATTTTTTAAAAAAATTTAATAATCCTGTTCCAGTATTTGCTCAAACAAAACTAGAAAAGGAAACCCAAAACGAAGATACAAGTAGTACAAAACCTAAGACTACATTTATAGATGTAGCTGGACTAGATGAAGTGAAAGAGGAGCTCTTTGAAATAGTAGATTTTATGAAGTTTCCAGATAAATATCAAAAAATGGGTGCTAAAATTCCTAAAGGAGTTTTATTTTACGGCCCTCCTGGTACTGGTAAAACACTTCTTGCATCTGCCGTAGCCGGAGAAACTAATTCCTCATTTTTTAATGTAACAGGTTCTGAATTTGTAGAAAAGTATGTAGGTGTTGGTGCTAAACGTGTTAGGACCTTATTTGAAAAAGCACGTAAAGAAGCACCTAGTATTATTTTCATTGACGAAATAGATGCTATAGGAGCAAAAAGACATTTAGAGAGTAATAATGAAAAAGATCAAACACTAAATCAACTTTTAGTTGAAATGGACGGTTTTAATAAAGATTCTAACGTTATAATAATTGGTGCAACAAATAGATTAGATTTATTAGATGAAGCACTACTTAGACCTGGAAGATTTGATAGACATATTCATATTGGATCTCCTAACTTTCATACAAGATATGAAATACTAAAAGTTCACACTAATAATAAACCATTAGATCCTGCTGTAGATTTAGAACTTTTAGCTAAAAAAACTCATGGCTTCAATGGTGCCCACTTATCTAATATAGCTAATGAAGCTGCTATTTTCGCAGTAAGAGATAATAGTCCAATTATAACAGCAGTTCATTTTGATAAAGCGTTAGAGAGAGTTATAGCAGGATTAGAATCAAAAAACTCAACACTAATAGAAAAAGAGAAGAATATTGTTTCTTATCATGAAGCTGGACACGCTCTAGTTAGTAACATATTAGGTATTTGTCCTATACAAAAAATTTCTATAGTTCCTAGAGGAGAGGCCTTAGGTTATGTACTTCAACTTCCTGATGAAGATAGATATATCTATACTAAAGATGAATTAATAGGTAAGATAAAAATTCTTTTAGCTGGAAAAGCATCCGAAGAAATAATATTCAACCATCAATCTACCGGTGCTAAAGATGATTTAAAAAAAGTTACAGATATAGCTAACCAGATGGTTTGTGAATATGGTATGAGTAAATTAGGATTTATGACGATTGACGGAAATGTTAAAACATTTTTATCTGAACAAGTTCAAAAAGAAGCGAATGAAATTGTTCAAAACTGCTATAAGGATACTTTAAAATTATTAAAAAATAATATAAATGATCTACATATAGTTTCAAAATATTTATTTGACAAGGAAACTATGACACATGAAGAACTAAAATCACTAATAACGAAAGAAATGGTTAACTAAATAAAAAATCACTAATCTATAATAATTATTACAGGTTAGTGATTTTTTTATTAAAAACTATTTATTATAAATTATTAATTAATCAATAATTAAAATTGCTCTACATTTGTTCTATTATTTACTTCATCTAATATAGTAGATAAGAATTCATCTAAAGATACAGACCCCATCTCACCTTTATCTCTAGATCTTACAGATACAGTATTTTCAGCTTCCTCTTTTTCACCTACTATTATCATGTATGGTATTTTTTGAAGTTGAGCTTCCCTTATTTTAAATCCTGTTTTTTCTGCCCTATCATCTATTTCAACTCTTATGCCTTTTTCAAATAAAGCTTTTTTAACTTCGTTAGCATAATTGTTGTATTTATCTGATATAGGTAATATTCTAACTTGAGTTGGAGCTAACCAAACTGGGAATTTACCAGCATAATGCTCTATTAATATTCCTATGAATCTTTCTATACTTCCGAAAGCAACCCTGTGTATCATTACTGGTCTATGCTTTTCACCGTCTTGACCTACATAAGTAATATCAAATCTTTGTGGTAATTGCATATCTAATTGTATAGTACCGCATTGCCATGTTCTACCTAAACAATCTCTTAAATGGAAGTCTATCTTAGGACCGTAGAATGCTCCATCTCCTTCATTTAATATATAAGGAAGATTTAATTCTTCTAAAGCTTCTCTTAATCCATTTTCAGCTGCTTCCCATTCTTTGTCACTTCCTATAGAATTCTCTGGTCTAGTTGATAATTCTAGGTGATATTCAAATCCAAAAGTTTTGTAAACTCTATCTATTAAATCTACAACACCTTTTATTTGCTCTTTTATTTGTTCTGGTAACATGAATATATGAGCATCATCTTGAGTGAAAGCTCTAACTCTCATAAGTCCATGTAATGCACCTGATAACTCATGTCTATGAACTCTACCAAGTTCTGCAACCTTCATAGGGAATTCTTTGTATGAATGTGGCTTAAAGTTATAGTATATTAATGAACCTGGGCAGTTCATTGGTTTTATAGCAAATTGTTGCTCATCTATATCTACAGTATACATGTTTTCTTTGTAGTTAAACCAGTGTCCTGAAGTTTCCCATAATTTTTGGTTTAATATTATTGGAGTTTCTATCTCTTGATATCCATCCTCTCTGTGTATTTCTCTCCAGAACTTTAATAATTCATTTTTTAGTTCCATACCTTTTGGTAAGAATAATGGGAATCCTGGACCTTCTTCTGGTATAAAGAATAAATCTAATTCTTTACCTAATTTTCTATGGTCCCTTTTTTTAGCTTCTTCTAACATGTGTAGGTATTCTTCTAAATCCTTGTTCTTCTCGAAAGATAT encodes:
- the rplT gene encoding 50S ribosomal protein L20; this translates as MARVKKAMNARKKHKKVLKLAKGFIGSRSKLYRPANTFVMKALKNAYIGRKLKKRDFRKLWIQRINAATRMHGLSYSRFMNGLKLAGVEVNRKMLSEMAIQDPQGFAKLVEVAKSKLA
- a CDS encoding potassium channel family protein, whose translation is MKQYIVIGCGRFGASVATTMHLLGHQVMAIDKNEEIIQNISDKVTHAAIVDVTDEAALRSLGLGNFDVAIVAIGSDIRASIMGTLIAKEMGVPHIVCKAKDELQAKVLYKIGADRVVFPERDMGVRVAHNLVSDNILDHIELDPEYSIVEIVTPNKWVGKTLIELDLRAKYEITVLAIKSGKKINVTPSPQEELNAGSILVVIGQNSSISSIASENKDLIRRK
- the infC gene encoding translation initiation factor IF-3, with protein sequence MLADDLYHSLFLIYIKFWRCPTISKELSINDQIRDKEIRVISETGEQLGVMSTKEAQALASNKNLDLVKISPNANPPVCKIMDYGKYKYEQARKEKEARKNQKTITVKEIRLRPGIESNDLQTKANNAIKFLKKGDKVKVELRFRGRELGHKDIGKEVMLKFIDIVKEFGEPTKAPAFEGNNMVVIIDPKK
- the thrS gene encoding threonine--tRNA ligase produces the protein MIKVTLKDGSIKEFENELSVMDIAKSISEGLARVVLAASVNGKVVGLDYMVKEDCELNLFKFEDEEGKDVFRHTSAHILAQAIKRLYPEAKFAIGPTVENGFYYDVDLEHRLTNEDLEKLEKEMKKIAKEDIAVERYELSREEALAWAKENGELYKEELISELPEGEVISFYKQGDFTDLCRGPHLTSTKKVKAVKLLSVAGAYWRGDEKNKMLQRIYGISFEKNKDLEEYLHMLEEAKKRDHRKLGKELDLFFIPEEGPGFPLFLPKGMELKNELLKFWREIHREDGYQEIETPIILNQKLWETSGHWFNYKENMYTVDIDEQQFAIKPMNCPGSLIYYNFKPHSYKEFPMKVAELGRVHRHELSGALHGLMRVRAFTQDDAHIFMLPEQIKEQIKGVVDLIDRVYKTFGFEYHLELSTRPENSIGSDKEWEAAENGLREALEELNLPYILNEGDGAFYGPKIDFHLRDCLGRTWQCGTIQLDMQLPQRFDITYVGQDGEKHRPVMIHRVAFGSIERFIGILIEHYAGKFPVWLAPTQVRILPISDKYNNYANEVKKALFEKGIRVEIDDRAEKTGFKIREAQLQKIPYMIIVGEKEEAENTVSVRSRDKGEMGSVSLDEFLSTILDEVNNRTNVEQF
- a CDS encoding TrkH family potassium uptake protein: MKSLLKKIMSYINSMHPAQIMVIGFAAVILLGAIILNLPIVTQSGESVGFINALFTATSAVCVTGLVVVDTATYWNHLGQIIIITLIQVGGLGFMTIATMFALLTKKKINLRERLLIQESLNQKDLSGLVKLTRYVILITFLIEGIGAILLSFTFIPQFGLGRGVWYSIFHAISAFCNAGFDLMGSVSGPFTSLISYVDNFMIVITISMLIILGGIGFPVMLDVINAKKFSKLNMHSKIVIITSGILIVIGTTLIFIVEFNNKNTLGTLSMPGKFLAALFQSVAARTAGFNTIDLPLLHESSLFIMMILMFIGASPASTGSGIKTTTLATLLITVKCFISGKSDIEVFERRISSSTITKAVGIFFIAVSLVVLGTLALSLTDPGFTLVECGFEIVSAIATVGSSIGGSPNLTAMGKIVVMIAMFIGRVGSLTIFIALLSKGARKKPPVRYPEGKIIVG
- a CDS encoding TrmH family RNA methyltransferase, whose amino-acid sequence is MITMISSKDNEKVKYTKSLLKTKNRNKENKFIIEGYRILTLAIECNVDLDYVFINEDFEKKKEHLDFINILNNKNIKIYKTTNKIFGELIDTENTQGILAVVGFKNRDIDNNIKNSHKFVLILDRIQDPGNMGTIIRTADAAGVDAIINLKGCVDIYNPKVIRSTMGSIFDMNIIHATQEDTLRVLKNNNFEIVSSFLNTENYYNEVNYKDKVALVIGNEANGVNDELIKESDTLVKIPIYGNAESLNAAISSAILMYEIKKSLV
- a CDS encoding ATP-dependent metallopeptidase FtsH/Yme1/Tma family protein; protein product: MKMLNNFLKKFNNPVPVFAQTKLEKETQNEDTSSTKPKTTFIDVAGLDEVKEELFEIVDFMKFPDKYQKMGAKIPKGVLFYGPPGTGKTLLASAVAGETNSSFFNVTGSEFVEKYVGVGAKRVRTLFEKARKEAPSIIFIDEIDAIGAKRHLESNNEKDQTLNQLLVEMDGFNKDSNVIIIGATNRLDLLDEALLRPGRFDRHIHIGSPNFHTRYEILKVHTNNKPLDPAVDLELLAKKTHGFNGAHLSNIANEAAIFAVRDNSPIITAVHFDKALERVIAGLESKNSTLIEKEKNIVSYHEAGHALVSNILGICPIQKISIVPRGEALGYVLQLPDEDRYIYTKDELIGKIKILLAGKASEEIIFNHQSTGAKDDLKKVTDIANQMVCEYGMSKLGFMTIDGNVKTFLSEQVQKEANEIVQNCYKDTLKLLKNNINDLHIVSKYLFDKETMTHEELKSLITKEMVN
- the rpmI gene encoding 50S ribosomal protein L35 encodes the protein MPKMKTHRGAAKRFKKTGTGKLKRAKAFKRHILTKKNAKTKMNLRKSAIVSEGDARRIAQLLPY